CGATCTCGACGCCATACCGGCGGCTGATGCGGAACAGCGTTTCCCCCGGTTTCACCACATGCACCATGGAGCCGGCCGCCGGAGCGGTTTTCGATGCGGGTTTCGCCGGTTCCGTCAGGTCGAGGAAACCAGAGCCATCCTTCGTCAATTCCTGCATGCTGTGCTCCGCCTCGCGAGGAACGGAGGCCGCGGCCTCCGCCTTCTTCGCTTTGCCGGAGGACTGAGACATTTTCCGCATGTCTTCCATCGCCTTGCGCTCTAAGACCGCGGCTTCGCGGATCGCTTCCGTTTCTTCCTGCAAGCGTCCCATCTGTTCCCGCGCAGACTGCACTTGCGCGGAGAGTTCGCGGTTACGGGCTTCGAATTCGGCCAGCTCCTTCTTCGTCCGTTTGACTTCGCTGTCCAGCTCGACCGTGCGCTTCTCTTCCTGCGCCAACAGCCGCTGGAAATTCAAGCTCCTGGTCTTTTCAGCGTTATATTTCTCCTCCAGCACGACACACCCGTTCAAGAGCAGCGTGGTACAGACTACTGCCAGGCCCATGGCCACCATTCTGGGTCTCAGATCGTCCACTCGCAAACCCTCCCTGTTCATCGTGCGCCTCCTTTGCCGGCCTCCGGCACCCGCCGGATTGACGGCTCACCCAAAATGCACAATGCGCATGGACGCATTGCCAGCCGCCGGGGTTCATTAGAATACGGTCCAACGCCGTGAAAGTCAAAGCGAATTGGCCCCCTCGGGGGTTTGACCCTCCCCTATCGCTATGTTACCGTCCCACCGAACTCGCTTTCTCACAGAGACAGGCTTGCCCATGACGGATCAACGCCCCTTTGCATCCCCGGCCAGAACCATGGTCGTCCAGGGAATCACCCTCCACTTGGCTCAGCCG
The Nitrospira sp. genome window above contains:
- a CDS encoding LysM peptidoglycan-binding domain-containing protein, which produces MNREGLRVDDLRPRMVAMGLAVVCTTLLLNGCVVLEEKYNAEKTRSLNFQRLLAQEEKRTVELDSEVKRTKKELAEFEARNRELSAQVQSAREQMGRLQEETEAIREAAVLERKAMEDMRKMSQSSGKAKKAEAAASVPREAEHSMQELTKDGSGFLDLTEPAKPASKTAPAAGSMVHVVKPGETLFRISRRYGVEIEKLKKWNKLPDDIIEVGQKLIVGNE